In Centropristis striata isolate RG_2023a ecotype Rhode Island chromosome 15, C.striata_1.0, whole genome shotgun sequence, a genomic segment contains:
- the LOC131986963 gene encoding E3 ubiquitin-protein ligase TRIM21-like — translation MSAAGDLLSEDQFRCPICLDVFADPVALPCGHNFCKTCITNYWDRNAISQCPMCKEIFSTRPELRVNKLISHMVAQFKQTAQQEAKKSNADLQRAGSEHISCDICVGTKLKAEKSCVVCLASYCDIHLEPHRMVMGLKNHQLIEPVENLEGRMCKIHDKPLELFCKSDQMCVCMLCMVLDHKLHDVVPLKTEYEEEKIELGKTEAEIQRMIQKRRVKVQQIQRSVELSDEAADKEKADGVCVLTALRDMVQRNLAEFIERIKEKQRPTQKQAEGFIFELEQEISQLMRRSAELEQLSRSEDHLHFIQSFPSLNAAPAAKDWTDVSVRPPTYEGTMLQAVIQLEARLSEEMKKIFEPVLKKVRLYAVDVTFDPDTANPWLVLSEDGKQVTCGEVFKILPNNPERFSLYASVLGKQSFTSGRFYYEVQIRGKPKWDLGVVQESINRKGQMTMSPQNGYWTISLRNENEYKALADPRVPLSLRSEPEKVGVFVDYEGGLVSFYDVDTTALIYSFTGCCFTEKIYPFFNPCNAEKGKNSAPMIICPLPNIKFDLMPIYLRRRKNLA, via the coding sequence ATGTCTGCTGCTGGAGATCTGCTCTCTGAAGATCAGTTTCGGTGCCCGATCTGTCTGGATGTGTTCGCTGATCCAGTTGCTCTACCATGCGGACACAACTTCTGCAAGACCTGCATCACCAATTACTGGGACAGGAACGCCATCTCCCAGTGTCCCATGTGTAAAGAGATTTTCTCCACGAGACCCGAGTTGCGTGTCAACAAGCTGATCTCTCACATGGTGGCTCAGTTCAAACAGACCGCTCAACAGGAAGCAAAGAAGAGCAACGCCGACCTGCAGCGAGCCGGATCAGAACACATCTCCTGTGATATCTGCGTCGGAACCAAACTGAAGGCGGAGAAGTCCTGCGTGGTGTGTTTGGCCTCTTACTGTGACATTCATCTGGAGCCTCATCGGATGGTCATGGGTCTGAAGAACCATCAGTTAATCGAGCCGGTGGAGAACCTGGAGGGCCGAATGTGTAAGATACACGATAAACCTCTGGAGCTGTTCTGCAAGAGCGACCAGATGTGCGTCTGCATGCTCTGCATGGTTTTAGACCACAAGCTGCACGATGTTGTTCCTCTGAAGACCGAATACGAAGAGGAAAAGATAGAACTGGGGAAGACGGAGGCTGAAATCCAAAGGATGATCCAGAAGAGGCGAGTGAAGGTTCAGCAGATCCAACGCTCGGTGGAGCTCAGTGACGAAGCTGCAGACAAAGAGAAAGCGGATGGCGTTTGTGTCCTCACCGCTCTGAGAGACATGGTTCAGAGAAACCTGGCTGAGTTCATTGAGAGGatcaaagagaagcagagacCAACACAGAAGCAGGCGGAAGGCTTCATCTTCGAGCTGGAGCAGGAAATCTCCCAGCTGATGAGGAGAAGCGCTGAGCTGGAGCAGCTCTCACGCTCCGAGGACCACCTCCACTTCATCCAGAGCTTCCCCTCCCTGAACGCTGCCCCGGCCGCCAAGGACTGGACAGATGTCAGCGTCCGTCCTCCGACATACGAGGGCACGATGCTGCAAGCTGTAATTCAGTTGGAGGCGAGGCTCAGTGAGGAGATGAAAAAGATATTTGAGCCGGTGCTGAAGAAGGTTCGGCTGTACGCGGTGGACGTGACATTCGATCCGGATACAGCGAATCCCTGGCTCGTCTTGTCTGAAGACGGGAAACAAGTCACGTGTGGCGAGGTCTTTAAGATTCTCCCTAACAACCCGGAAAGATTCTCTCTTTATGCAAGTGTCTTAGGAAAGCAGAGTTTCACTTCAGGGAGGTTTTACTACGAGGTTCAGATCCGGGGGAAGCCCAAGTGGGACCTTGGAGTGGTCCAAGAGTCGATCAACAGGAAGGGACAGATGACTATGAGTCCCCAGAACGGTTACTGGACAATATCTCTGAGAAACGAAAACGAATACAAAGCTCTCGCCGACCCTCGAGTCCCGCTCTCCCTGAGGTCCGAGCCTGAGAAGGTGGGGGTGTTTGTGGATTACGAGGGGGGTCTGGTCTCCTTCTATGATGTTGATACCACAGCTCTGATCTACTCGTTCACTGGCTGCTGCTTCACTGAGAAGATCTACCCATTCTTCAACCCCTGTAATGCTGAAAAGGGTAAAAACTCTGCCCCGATGATCATCTGCCCACTCCCGAACATCAAGTTTGACTTGATGCCGATTTATTTGAGAAGACGCAAAAATTTAGCATGA